Within Metabacillus sp. KUDC1714, the genomic segment CCTGCTGTTGTGGCTGGAGTTGGATCAGCGGCCTGGGGAGATGCAGCAACAATTATTCCGTGGACAGTCTATCAAAACTATGGAGATAAACGATTACTTTCTGAGCAATATGAAAGTATGAAGGCATGGGTAGAATATATTCGTAAACAAGGTAAAAGTGAATATCTATGGAATACAGGCTTTCACTTTGGTGATTGGTTAGCACTTGATGCAAAAGAAAATAGCTTTGTAGGGGCTACACCAAAGGACTTTATTGCCACTGTATTTTATGCTTATTCAACAAGAATACTTCGAGATACAGCAGAGGTTCTTGAGAAATCTGATGACGTACAAGAATATTGTGTCTTGCTAGAAAAGATTATCGCCCAATTTAACGATGAATTTGTCTCACCATCAGGAAGATTGGTGTCCCCAACGCAAACAGCTCATGTCATAGCGCTCATGTTCGATTTAGTCGATGGGAAAGCTAAAGAGCGGACAGCATACGAACTAAACGAACTCATTATCCAGAACAATTATCATCTAACAACAGGGTTTGTTGGTACTCCTTATCTTTGCTTGGCCTTATCAAAAGGTGGTTATCATGAAACAGCTGTCAAATTATTGTTGCAGGAAAAATTTCCGTCTTGGCTTTACGCTGTTAACAAGGGTGCTACAACAATATGGGAGCATTGGGATAGTATAAAGGAAGATGGTTCATTCTGGAGCGATCAAATGAACTCTTTCAACCATTATGCCTACGGGTCTATTGGTAATTGGATGTATCAAAATGTAGCGGGCCTTAGTAAAGACAAAGCTGTTCCAGCATATAAACGAATTCGTATTGAACCGAAATTTGCTGGAATTGAGTTAACTCACGCAAAAGCAGCTTTTGAATCTATGTATGGAAGAATTTTATCCTCATGGAGGCTTTCTCATGAAGAGGTTGAAATGGAAGTGGAAATTCCACCTAATACTACAGCAGATATCCTTCTGCCTTATGCAGATTTATCTGATGTTCTTGAAAGTGGTAAATTATTGATTGATTCTATGGATATTATTACCTATTTTGAATCCAAAGAGGGAGTTCGTCTTACAGTTGGTTCTGGTACCTATCACTTTAAATACCGTAACATGCGAGGATTAAAGCCAACATATTCTGAAGAGACAAGGCTTATTGATCTCCTTGACCAAAAAGAAGCAATGAAGGTATTAGATAAATATGCTCCTGGTATAACAAAACCACCAGGAATCTTTGCAATGAAATCACAAACATTGATAGCGTTAGCTGATTTTCCAGAGTCAAATCTTACAGGAGACATGGTAAGAGCTCTTATTGAGGAGTTAAATAAAATTGAATGGGAGTTAGTTAAATAAAGTTCTTTTATGTTGGTTGAAATTCAATAAACTATATTAACCTCACAAATTTTAATTTTTACAGGGTAGTAATCAGTGGTTAAAATTCTAAGAGTAAGAAGCTTCAGTTCCTTAGTATAATAAAAGGGATTGGAGCTTTTTTGTAGGATATTCACTAACTGTATAAAGGGATTTTGTGAGAAAATCAAGAATATGTTCATACGAATATTTAGTTAATCGATATAACCTGGCTATTTTAAAGGCTTGAAATTATTTATAAAATTATAACTATCATTATTAGGGGGAGTAATCTTCTTGAATATCAATAATTTATTATCAGGTAAAACTTCATTAAACAAATATGTTCATCATTTATCTTTTAATGAAGTAGCTTTTCATGTTCATTATTGGGGAGTTATGCCTAATCATTATAATACTTTACTTCATAAACACTCTTTTTTTGAGGTGTGTTTTGTTGTAGATGGTGAAGGTGAATATATAGATAATAACTCTACCTATAAGTTACAAAAAAATACCTTATTTCTTTCAAGGCCTAATGTTTTACATCAAATTAAGAGCGAGGATGGATTATTCCTTCTCTATATTGGATTAGAATTAATAGAATCAGAATCTAATGACAAATGGTTAAAGATTATGGAGCAAATTGAGGAATGTACCGAGATTATTATTGATGTTGAAGAAAGGGCATCTTTTTCATTACTTTGGGAATCATTGCTTTCTCAGGCTTCTCAAAACGACCATCCCTTTTTTGAAGAAATACTTATGAATATAGCAAACTCCTTGATTCTTTCATTACTAGAAAGATTCAGTCCAATGGATGCGGATAGCTCAAATCAAAACATATCAAATGAAGAGACATCACCAATTTTAATGCAAGCAAAGCTTTATATTCAAGATAATTTATCTGATACATTAAAACTCAGTGATATAGCTAAACATTTACATATTTCTAGTCGGCACTTATCAAGACTGTTTGTGAAAGAACTAGGAGTTAGTTATTCTGAGTATGTGAAAAAAGAGAGGATACAAAAATCAGCTATGTTACTAAAAACTACAAATTTAAGTATCAAAGAAATTAGCGAACAAACAGGTTTTAAAAATGTGCATTACTTTACTCGTGTGTTCTCAGCTACAGTTAGAAATCCTCCTGGCAATTTTCGCACACTGTATACGAATCAAGAAAAAAAGACATATTCAGAGAAAGAGAAACCTTCACTACAAGAGTGAGGTTTTTTTAATTTTGTTAGATATGTCCTGAAAGTATAAAAAAGTAGTCTATTTTGTGTAAATACATCGAGCCAAATGGTGTATATAATCATACTAGAAGTGATACAGATTACTATCTATCCACAAAAAAATGATAACGATTACAATGGTGATTTTATTGGGTTGGGCATTTTTAAAACCAATATATGATTATCTTAAATTAGGTAGCTTTTTAGAGAGGAATCGTTATCATGTAGTACAAAGAAATGAAGGAATTTAGTATTTGGTGTCCTAAAAACATAAAGGTGTTGAAATTTATACTTGATTCCAAATTGTTTATTTATTGCAAACGTGGTTAGGTATTAATTTAGTTCATTTTACTTAATATTAGATAAGTTCTTTTAGGAGGAATTGATATGATGAAAACAGGGTTAGTAACTGATATTCTAGGATACATGTCATTTGAAGAAATGCTTGATACATGTGTTGAAAATGGTGTGGAATCCCTAGAGTTAGGTTGTGGAAACTGGTCAAAAGCACCACATGTAAATTTAGATCTTTTACTTGATAGTTCTGTTCATAGGGAAAAGTTTCTAGATGCTATTAAAAGAAGAGGACTCGAAATCGCTGCTTTGAACTGTTCAGGTAATCAACTAGAACCAACTGAAGAGGGGCAGGAACATAAAGAAGTTGTTGAAAAAACGTTTCGACTTGCAGGACTTTTAGGAGTGGAAACAATTGTTATGATGTCAGGTTGTCCTAGTAGTGGTCCAAATGATGTGACACCGAATTGGTTGACACATCCAATATTACCTTCACATTTTAAAACTCTTGAGTGGCAATGGAATGAAGTTGCTTTCCCGTATTGGGAAAAGGCTGTAAAAGTTGCTAAAGAGTATGGGGTGAATAAGATCGCTATTGAGAATCTAGGCTGTAACCTAGTCCATAATCCAGAAACGCTATTTAAATTAAGAAATGAGATAGGTGATATGGTTGGAATGAATTTTGATCCAAGTCACTTATTTTGGATGGGAGGTAACCCTATCTTAGCTGCAAGAGAATTAGGGGATGCGATCTATCATGTACATGCGAAAGATGTCCGAATCGAAAGAGGCATTAATGATATTAATGGTCTTATTGATGTGAAACCAATGGAAAGTTTCCAAACTCGTTCGTGGAATTACGTAGCATTAGGCTATGGACATGATGTTAGCTATTGGAAGGAATTTTTCACAGTCATTAAGATGACAGGTTATCAAGGGCCAGTTGTACTTGAAATGGAGGACTTAACGATGGATCCTCTGACAGGAGTTAAAAAGTCAATGGATGTGTTAAAAGAAGCTTTACCAAGAGATTTTCAGAAGGGGAAAAGTCAATCACTTATTAACGTCAGATAAAAATCAAAAGAAGGGGATGGTTTTTATGGATGGAAAACTGAGGAAAAACTCTTTTTTAGGAACAATTATTTTGGTTTCAACATTAGGGGGGTTACTATTCGGATACGATACAGGTGTTATAAATGGTGCTTTGCCTTTTATGTCTGAGGATCTTGGGCTCAACTCTTTTACTGAGGGTCTAGTTGCAAGTTCACTCCTTTTTGGAGCAGCATTAGGTGCAGTATTTGGAGGACGGCTTTCTGATTTTAACGGACGTCGAAAAAACATTCTCTATCTTGCGGTACTGTTCTTTATTGGAACAATTGGTTGTACGCTTGCACCAAATGTTACTACCATGGTGATTTTTCGATTTTTACTAGGGCTAGCAGTAGGAGGATCATCGGTAACAGTACCGACTTATTTAGCTGAAATGTCACCTGTTGAAAGAAGGGGGCGAGTAGTTACACAAAATGAATTAATGATTGTAGGTGGGCAATTATTAGCCTTCGTTTTCAATGCCATTTTAGGTAATACCTTGGGTGATACTACTCACGTTTGGAGGTATATGCTAGTTATTGCAGCATTACCAGCAATTTTTCTCTTTATTGGTATGTTAAGAGTTCCTGAAAGCCCTCGTTGGCTCATATTAAAGGGAAGAAAAGATAGTGCTTTAAGTATCCTCAGGCAGATACGTGAGACAGATAAAGCAGAATCAGAGTTTAAAGAAATCGAAGCAGCTATTGCTAAAGAATCCGATACACAGAAAGCATCGTATAAGGATATGGCTGTACCCTGGGTACGTCGTATCGTATTTCTAGGAATCGGTATTGCGATCGTGCAACAAATTACTGGGGTAAACTCTATCATGTATTATGGGACAGAAATCCTAAAAGATGCAGGTTTTAAAACAGAGGCGGCTTTAATCGCTAATATTGCGAATGGATTAATATCAGTTATAGCGGTTTGCATAGGTATTTGGCTCTTAGGGAAGGTTCGACGTCGGCGGATGTTAATAATTGGATTGATTGGAACGACTACAGCCCTGATGCTTATAGGAATATTCTCTAAAGTACTGGAGGGTTCTGTAGCATTACCATATGTAGTACTTAGCTTAACAGTTATGTTTCTAGCATTTATGCAGGGGGCAATTGCACCTGTAACATGGCTTATGCTCGCAGAAATTTTCCCGCTGAGGCTTAGAGGATTTGGAATGGGAATTAGTGTGTTTTGTCTTTGGATAACGAATTTTATTATTGGTTTGGCTTTTCCGGTATTACTTGAAAGTATTGGGCTATCTACAACATTCTTTGTCTTTGCGGGAATGGGGGTATTTGCTATCGCATTTGTGAAGAAGTATTTGCCTGAGACAAAGGATCGAACACTTGAGGAATTAGAACTCTATTTCCGTAATTATAATGGAAAGCAGAATAAAGAAGAAGCATTAGAAGTCGAGTATAGAAGTAACTTATAATCCTAATTTTCATTATATAACACTATTAATTTGTATTTGTGTAAACGGTACCATTTTATATTTTATTGGGAATTTAGGGGTAATAAAAATAATTTGACAATTTAACTGAAAGCGAGGAGATTTTGATGTTAAATGGAGAGAAGAAAATTGAAAGACCATTACGCTGGGCTATGGTTGGTGGTGGAAGACATGGGCAAGTTGGTTATAAACACCGTATTGGGGCTTTAAGAGACAATACTGCTTTTAAACTAGTAGCAGGTGCATTTGATATTGATCCTGAAAGAGGAAAAGATTTTGGTACGAACATAGGTGTTGAAGAAAATCGTTGCTACCCAGATTATAAAACGATGTTTGTCAAAGAAGCTACACGTGAGGATGGAATTGAAGTTATTTCAATTGCTACACCGAATGGAACTCACTATGAAATCTGCAAAGCAGCACTAGAAGCCAATTTACATGTCATTTGTGAAAAACCTTTATTTTTTACTAGTGAAGAGGTTTTAGAAATTAAGGAACTTGCTGAGCAGAAAGGGAAAATTGTCGGAGTAACTTATGGATTCTCTGGTAATCAAATGTTACTTCAAATGCGAGCAATGATTGAAAAAGGGGATATTGGAGAAATTCGTGTAGTTGATCTGCAATATACACATGGCTTTAATGCTACTGATGACGCAGATAAATTCAGTGAAGCCCAAAAATGGAGAGTAGATCCGAAAATTGCTGGGCCAAGCTTTGTTCTAGGTGATCTATCTACACACACCTATTATATGTCACAGTTAATTATGCCTCATATGAAAATTAAAAAGTTATTATGTGATCGCCAAAGTTTTATTAGTAGTCGTGCTCCACTAGAGGATAATGCACACGTTATTATGCATTATGAAAATGGTGCTGTAGGTACTATGTGGACTTCTTCCATTAATGCAGGGTGTATGGATGGTCATAGAATTCGTATAGTTGGATCAAAGGCTAGCCTAGAGTGGTGGGATAGCAATCCTGGTGAACTTAGATATGAAGTTCAAGGAGAACCGATTCAAACATTAATTCGAGCAATGCCATATTTGGATGACATGTGTAATGCTGATGAGAGATTAGGAGCATTACATGTAGAAGGTTTATCTGAATCATGGGCAAATATATATTTAAAGTTTGCTAGAGCAATTGATGCGAAAAATCGCGGTGATGAAGAAGCATTAAGTAAAATGGTATACCCTGATATTAATGCTGGACTTGAAGGAGTTCGTTGGATTGAAAATTGTGTTCGTTCAGCAGATAATGGTGCTGTGTGGGTAGATTTTAATGAGGTTTATGAAAAAACGTTAAGTTAAAAAATAGTTAAGTTCATAAGTAATCATTCATTGTACGTAACCTTTGGAAGTATTTCTGGAGGTTACGTTTTTTCTTTTGAAAGGGGGGAGGGTGAATGGGTTACAGATTGGTATTCACCATAATAGCAACCAATAAAGTTATTTTTTGATCATTAAGGAAAGTGCTTTCCTACGAAAAAAATTTCCTTGGTGTAGTTTTAAATTAAAAGATGATAGTGAATGCTTATATAGCAGGTGTTATTGAAAATTGATACAAAGAAAAAGGTCCATCCTAAGTAATTTTTAAATTAAAAATAGTTTGACTAATTAAATGTAACGGCTTACAATGTGAAAGTAAGGAAAGTACTTTCCTAAAATGCACATAGTGTTAACTACATAAATTTCAGGAGGCATTGTTATGAATAAATTAAATATTGGTTTAATAGGTGCTGGAAGAATGGGAGCTTTTCATGGTGAGACGATTGCTCAACGCTTACCTCAAGCAAACTTGTATGCGGTTGCAGATCCTGTACCTGGTGCTGCTAAAGGATTAATAAGTCAATTAGATGTAAATGCAAAAGCTTACACAGATCCGATGGAATTAATTCAGGATCCGTGCATAGATGCTGTGGTGATTGCTTCACCAGCGCGTACACATGCAAGTAATGTTCTTGCTGCTATTAAACAAGGTAAAGCAGTATTCTGTGAAAAACCTATGGCTGTTAATTTGAAAGAAGCAAATGAGATTGTTCATGCGAGTGATGAAAGTAACATTTTAGTTCAAGTTGGTTTTAATAGAAGATTTGAAAAAGGATTTTATTCTGCTCATACAGAAATTGCATCTGGTAAGATCGGCACACCACAATTAATGAAATCAACAACGAGAGATCCTAAGTTAAATAGAGCTGAATCTATTCCAGAATGGACGATCTTTTTAGAAACATTAATTCATGACTTTGATACACTAATGTATTTAAATCCTGGTGCAAAGCCTGTTGAAGTCTATGCGATTGCAGATGCATTAATTCGACCTGACCTAAAAGATAGTGGTTTATTAGATACTGCTGTTGTAACTGTAAAATTTGATAATGGTACTATTGCAACTGCAGAAGCGAATTTCCAGGCTGTATATGGTTATGACGTTAGAGCAGAGGTTTTCGGATCAGAAGGTATGATTACTGCTGGAGGAATCCGTGAATCAAGTATGACGAGATATAACCATAATGGGGTAAGTTTTGATACCTGCCGTTACGATCAAGATTTATTGTTTGATGCTTACGTTGGTGAATTAAGAAGCTTTGTAGATTGTGTGATTCATAATAAACCATCATTAGCAACTGCTAATGATGCTCGATATGCTTTGAAAATCGCGCTAGCTAGTATTGAATCTGTGAAAAGTAACCTGCCAATTAAACTTGACCAACACGTATTAATTTAATCGAATATAGAATGCTTTACTGAAATATGTGAGTAGGATTCATTTGAAGGGGGATGAATCCCCCTTTTAAATAAAAATAGCAACATTACTTATACATATGTCTATATGCTAAAACCAAAAAATATCATTAACGATTAAATACATGGAGGGAAGAAAATGAATAGGGATTATGGTCTTTGTCTATGGACTTTTGGAGATATATCATTGGAAGAGAAATGCAAACTAGCAAAGGAAATTGGTGTAGATGGAGTTGAGGTTCAAGGAGATTTATCACAAAATCCTGCTATTTTGCAAGCAATTTTAAATAAATATGATTTAAAAGTATTATCAGTGACTCCAGATAATGTGGATATTTCAAGTGCTGATGAAAAGGTACGTTCTAGAGCGGTTCAATATTTTCTAGACTTATTAGACTGGGCACAAGAATTGGGTGCAAAAAGAATTTGTTTAC encodes:
- a CDS encoding AraC family transcriptional regulator, which gives rise to MNINNLLSGKTSLNKYVHHLSFNEVAFHVHYWGVMPNHYNTLLHKHSFFEVCFVVDGEGEYIDNNSTYKLQKNTLFLSRPNVLHQIKSEDGLFLLYIGLELIESESNDKWLKIMEQIEECTEIIIDVEERASFSLLWESLLSQASQNDHPFFEEILMNIANSLILSLLERFSPMDADSSNQNISNEETSPILMQAKLYIQDNLSDTLKLSDIAKHLHISSRHLSRLFVKELGVSYSEYVKKERIQKSAMLLKTTNLSIKEISEQTGFKNVHYFTRVFSATVRNPPGNFRTLYTNQEKKTYSEKEKPSLQE
- a CDS encoding sugar phosphate isomerase/epimerase family protein; this translates as MKTGLVTDILGYMSFEEMLDTCVENGVESLELGCGNWSKAPHVNLDLLLDSSVHREKFLDAIKRRGLEIAALNCSGNQLEPTEEGQEHKEVVEKTFRLAGLLGVETIVMMSGCPSSGPNDVTPNWLTHPILPSHFKTLEWQWNEVAFPYWEKAVKVAKEYGVNKIAIENLGCNLVHNPETLFKLRNEIGDMVGMNFDPSHLFWMGGNPILAARELGDAIYHVHAKDVRIERGINDINGLIDVKPMESFQTRSWNYVALGYGHDVSYWKEFFTVIKMTGYQGPVVLEMEDLTMDPLTGVKKSMDVLKEALPRDFQKGKSQSLINVR
- a CDS encoding sugar porter family MFS transporter, with the translated sequence MDGKLRKNSFLGTIILVSTLGGLLFGYDTGVINGALPFMSEDLGLNSFTEGLVASSLLFGAALGAVFGGRLSDFNGRRKNILYLAVLFFIGTIGCTLAPNVTTMVIFRFLLGLAVGGSSVTVPTYLAEMSPVERRGRVVTQNELMIVGGQLLAFVFNAILGNTLGDTTHVWRYMLVIAALPAIFLFIGMLRVPESPRWLILKGRKDSALSILRQIRETDKAESEFKEIEAAIAKESDTQKASYKDMAVPWVRRIVFLGIGIAIVQQITGVNSIMYYGTEILKDAGFKTEAALIANIANGLISVIAVCIGIWLLGKVRRRRMLIIGLIGTTTALMLIGIFSKVLEGSVALPYVVLSLTVMFLAFMQGAIAPVTWLMLAEIFPLRLRGFGMGISVFCLWITNFIIGLAFPVLLESIGLSTTFFVFAGMGVFAIAFVKKYLPETKDRTLEELELYFRNYNGKQNKEEALEVEYRSNL
- a CDS encoding Gfo/Idh/MocA family protein, whose product is MMLNGEKKIERPLRWAMVGGGRHGQVGYKHRIGALRDNTAFKLVAGAFDIDPERGKDFGTNIGVEENRCYPDYKTMFVKEATREDGIEVISIATPNGTHYEICKAALEANLHVICEKPLFFTSEEVLEIKELAEQKGKIVGVTYGFSGNQMLLQMRAMIEKGDIGEIRVVDLQYTHGFNATDDADKFSEAQKWRVDPKIAGPSFVLGDLSTHTYYMSQLIMPHMKIKKLLCDRQSFISSRAPLEDNAHVIMHYENGAVGTMWTSSINAGCMDGHRIRIVGSKASLEWWDSNPGELRYEVQGEPIQTLIRAMPYLDDMCNADERLGALHVEGLSESWANIYLKFARAIDAKNRGDEEALSKMVYPDINAGLEGVRWIENCVRSADNGAVWVDFNEVYEKTLS
- a CDS encoding Gfo/Idh/MocA family oxidoreductase, which codes for MNKLNIGLIGAGRMGAFHGETIAQRLPQANLYAVADPVPGAAKGLISQLDVNAKAYTDPMELIQDPCIDAVVIASPARTHASNVLAAIKQGKAVFCEKPMAVNLKEANEIVHASDESNILVQVGFNRRFEKGFYSAHTEIASGKIGTPQLMKSTTRDPKLNRAESIPEWTIFLETLIHDFDTLMYLNPGAKPVEVYAIADALIRPDLKDSGLLDTAVVTVKFDNGTIATAEANFQAVYGYDVRAEVFGSEGMITAGGIRESSMTRYNHNGVSFDTCRYDQDLLFDAYVGELRSFVDCVIHNKPSLATANDARYALKIALASIESVKSNLPIKLDQHVLI